A genomic window from Patescibacteria group bacterium includes:
- a CDS encoding PEGA domain-containing protein — MKPLSLKKRRFYFYTLLAVFFVIIPIITLYTSGYRIGKGFRLVETGGIYIYSPEAGADIYVDSKKKKKTNIFQKELFLQDLRPDTYVVYIMKEGFWPWVKEVEVEERKVTTAIAFLVPKEPKGEVIARTLASDKATSATTTPVTGGKLNPEYIDVVELFQNHEIEKKKASALAAKSASATSTAENTPGVFIAERGRVGLWQDDTRVLATWQKDEDSLPNYFCREKVCEKTVLVFNSITPIKDVDFYPGREDVILVAVQNGIYVIEIDARKYQNFQPVYKGVDPYFVVSGNTLYVKDNNNFFKINL, encoded by the coding sequence ATGAAGCCTTTGTCGCTCAAAAAACGAAGATTTTACTTTTATACCCTCTTGGCGGTATTTTTTGTTATCATCCCCATTATCACTCTCTATACCAGCGGATATAGAATTGGAAAAGGATTCCGTCTCGTAGAGACCGGGGGGATCTATATTTATTCTCCGGAAGCGGGGGCTGACATTTATGTAGACAGTAAAAAAAAGAAAAAAACAAACATTTTCCAGAAGGAATTGTTTCTGCAAGACCTGAGGCCGGATACCTATGTGGTATATATTATGAAAGAAGGATTCTGGCCATGGGTAAAAGAAGTGGAAGTTGAGGAACGAAAAGTAACCACCGCGATTGCCTTTCTTGTACCAAAAGAACCAAAAGGTGAGGTGATAGCGCGCACTCTTGCCTCCGATAAGGCTACCTCGGCAACCACCACGCCCGTAACGGGAGGAAAATTAAATCCCGAATACATTGACGTAGTGGAGCTTTTTCAAAATCACGAAATAGAAAAAAAGAAAGCCTCCGCCTTAGCCGCAAAGAGTGCCTCGGCAACGAGTACTGCCGAAAATACTCCGGGGGTATTCATCGCGGAGCGAGGTCGTGTCGGTCTCTGGCAGGATGACACGCGTGTGCTCGCCACCTGGCAGAAAGACGAGGATTCACTTCCCAACTATTTTTGCCGAGAGAAAGTCTGCGAGAAAACCGTGCTCGTATTCAATTCCATCACACCGATCAAAGATGTTGATTTCTATCCCGGCCGCGAGGATGTCATTTTGGTCGCGGTACAAAACGGCATCTACGTCATAGAGATCGATGCCCGCAAATATCAGAATTTTCAACCTGTCTATAAAGGAGTTGATCCTTACTTTGTGGTCTCGGGCAATACCTTGTACGTCAAAGACAACAACAATTTTTTCAAAATCAATCTCTAG